Proteins found in one Serratia plymuthica genomic segment:
- a CDS encoding DUF2857 domain-containing protein, with product MIIPSLNYAVLTDALHALKDGNIRYCESLGFTFDEMNALNQLSLDELFIISRESAQFLAVTVHHDALHLLLAKSREEVLQQQRINHAIRLGGSIALLNKYFGLTSNEVCLRRRLLGVRVPYGRTPEPDEETDAAIWRQWQQCRVANLESTDALAAMMQVTQTLLPKVEGLSLTIVWKRIALCEQEASDRRAAHAR from the coding sequence ATGATTATCCCGTCACTGAATTACGCCGTATTAACCGATGCCCTGCATGCATTGAAGGATGGCAACATTCGTTACTGTGAATCGCTAGGATTCACTTTCGACGAAATGAATGCCCTCAACCAATTATCACTAGACGAGCTGTTTATCATCAGTCGGGAGTCTGCGCAGTTTTTGGCTGTGACGGTTCATCACGACGCGTTACACCTGCTTCTGGCGAAATCCCGTGAGGAGGTTCTGCAGCAGCAACGTATCAACCACGCTATCCGGCTGGGTGGGTCAATTGCGCTACTCAACAAGTATTTTGGCCTCACCTCCAACGAAGTTTGCCTTCGCCGCCGCTTACTGGGCGTCCGTGTGCCTTATGGCCGGACGCCAGAGCCGGACGAAGAGACGGATGCGGCCATCTGGCGGCAATGGCAACAATGCCGGGTGGCCAACCTGGAATCGACCGATGCGTTGGCCGCCATGATGCAGGTAACGCAAACCCTGCTGCCGAAAGTCGAAGGGTTGTCACTGACCATCGTCTGGAAGCGTATCGCACTTTGCGAACAGGAGGCGTCAGACCGGAGGGCCGCCCATGCCAGATGA
- a CDS encoding AlpA family transcriptional regulator — MTSHQLLRLKQVEEKTGLKRSQIYLYMKDGTFPRSIKIGPASVAWLESEIDEWINIKLVRRSIG, encoded by the coding sequence GTGACATCTCATCAGTTATTACGTCTGAAACAGGTTGAGGAAAAAACGGGCCTGAAGCGCTCTCAAATCTATCTGTATATGAAAGACGGCACCTTCCCCCGCTCAATCAAGATTGGCCCGGCCAGTGTCGCCTGGCTCGAATCGGAAATTGACGAATGGATCAATATTAAGTTAGTCCGCCGCTCAATAGGCTGA
- a CDS encoding MFS transporter translates to MKERMPFVIYVFALCAFALGFTEFVTIGLVSRISADLNVSVSHVGTAVTAYALGAVIGAPGLTALATRWPRKRLLLVAMGLFTVGNGIVGASESLTPMLIARFASGLGHGVFLAVASSVATQLAGRHRAGAAVSVVFGGLTIALALGVPLGTYIGSLLSWQSIFMAVTASGAIGFIGLAMLMPTDQNDPSLQANAMDGLKAMFNPLLLAGAGITVLAYAGSFALYTYISPILLQVTHVDERTSSLLMLVYGVMAAIGNVWGGRLTDKQGADRAVMTILIGLAIVLFAMWFSVSSLMLMALFIGLLGALTYAAVPSMQARVIGLSHIHAPEAPAVAAGLNIAGFNGGIALGSLLGGVALNVTGLTSPTWVGGGVVIVGILWMLLQINSNKRRTTSDYS, encoded by the coding sequence ATGAAAGAACGCATGCCTTTTGTTATATATGTCTTTGCACTCTGCGCTTTTGCTTTGGGATTCACTGAATTTGTCACGATCGGCTTAGTTTCCAGGATATCAGCTGATCTAAACGTCAGTGTCAGTCATGTAGGTACAGCGGTGACAGCCTACGCCCTCGGTGCCGTAATTGGTGCTCCGGGATTAACTGCGTTGGCAACACGATGGCCTCGTAAAAGATTATTACTTGTTGCTATGGGCCTGTTTACAGTTGGCAATGGTATCGTCGGTGCGTCTGAGTCCCTAACGCCTATGTTGATTGCACGATTTGCTTCCGGTTTAGGGCACGGAGTGTTTCTTGCTGTTGCTTCAAGTGTGGCAACCCAACTGGCTGGGCGACATCGTGCTGGCGCCGCTGTTTCGGTCGTTTTTGGCGGTCTTACAATTGCGTTGGCATTAGGCGTACCACTTGGTACCTACATCGGTAGTCTGTTGAGTTGGCAGTCTATATTCATGGCAGTAACGGCAAGTGGAGCGATCGGTTTCATTGGATTGGCAATGCTGATGCCCACGGATCAAAATGATCCCTCCTTGCAAGCAAATGCCATGGACGGTTTAAAAGCCATGTTCAACCCACTACTGCTTGCGGGAGCAGGAATTACAGTTTTGGCCTATGCAGGATCTTTTGCCCTGTATACGTATATTTCCCCGATTCTACTTCAGGTAACGCATGTAGACGAGCGTACGAGTAGTTTGCTTATGTTGGTCTACGGCGTGATGGCCGCTATCGGGAATGTCTGGGGTGGTCGCCTGACTGACAAGCAAGGTGCAGATCGTGCCGTGATGACAATTCTTATTGGTCTGGCGATCGTCCTCTTTGCTATGTGGTTCTCTGTCTCATCCTTAATGTTAATGGCACTGTTTATTGGGTTGCTTGGAGCATTGACATACGCAGCGGTCCCCTCAATGCAAGCAAGAGTGATAGGGCTATCTCACATACATGCACCTGAAGCTCCAGCTGTGGCAGCAGGACTGAATATTGCCGGTTTTAACGGAGGAATTGCATTAGGGTCGCTATTGGGGGGGGTAGCACTGAATGTTACTGGTCTTACAAGCCCTACTTGGGTTGGAGGCGGAGTAGTAATCGTTGGTATTTTATGGATGTTATTACAAATAAATTCTAATAAAAGACGCACCACCTCCGATTACTCCTGA
- a CDS encoding type 1 glutamine amidotransferase domain-containing protein translates to MPKRILFVLTSHDRKGQAESKDAAPSGFYLSEVSHPYDVLTKEGYEIDFVSPKGGKTHVDGLDLSDPVNASFWNNDSLREATKTTLKPSQIDPDVYDAVYYAGGHATMWDLPDNIELAGVSSRIYEKGGVVAAVCHGPAGLVNIRLSDNEYLVAGKKVSAFTNDEERAVGLYDIVPFLLEDTLKQRGAEHLAAANFQPQVIVSERLVTGQNPASAKGVAEAMLPLLASIENRRA, encoded by the coding sequence ATGCCCAAACGTATCCTGTTTGTATTGACCAGCCATGACCGTAAAGGTCAAGCCGAGAGTAAAGATGCCGCACCCAGTGGTTTCTATCTTTCTGAGGTGTCTCACCCCTACGATGTACTCACAAAAGAAGGATATGAAATTGATTTCGTGAGTCCCAAGGGAGGCAAGACACATGTTGACGGTTTAGACCTCAGCGATCCGGTTAACGCCTCCTTTTGGAATAATGATTCCTTACGCGAGGCAACTAAAACCACATTAAAACCCTCGCAGATTGATCCTGACGTCTATGACGCCGTCTACTATGCAGGAGGGCATGCGACGATGTGGGATCTCCCTGACAATATAGAGTTGGCGGGTGTTTCATCACGAATTTATGAAAAGGGTGGCGTTGTCGCTGCGGTTTGTCATGGCCCCGCCGGATTGGTGAATATTCGGCTTTCCGATAATGAATATCTGGTTGCGGGCAAAAAGGTGTCAGCTTTTACCAACGATGAAGAACGTGCTGTAGGGTTGTACGACATTGTTCCATTCTTACTTGAAGACACGCTGAAGCAAAGAGGTGCTGAGCATCTTGCAGCCGCAAATTTTCAGCCACAGGTGATTGTCAGCGAGAGATTAGTGACCGGACAGAATCCCGCTTCCGCAAAAGGAGTCGCTGAGGCAATGCTGCCTTTGTTGGCTTCTATTGAAAATAGAAGAGCCTGA
- a CDS encoding LysR family transcriptional regulator, producing the protein MNKINLRNDDLEVFLHVVDRNNFSAAARDLQILPKMVSKQIARLETALGTTLFERNTRNLRITDEGRAIAERARVALAVLDEMKELSRGDSEELSGNIRLTAPAPFGRKYVAPAIAAFCQVHPRVGFDLRLSDQIQDLYSGDFDLAIRMGDLADSRLLARKIANNRRILIASSEYLKNHPPIERPEDLLNHNCLVFAYPGFLHNSWTLRKAGHERSISVTGNLISDNGDVLHAWSLAGLGISLRETWDIHDELRAGKLCRVLPDWEANTSQISVVRARREPIPRRLSVFIDFMTEKWKRAPWDDD; encoded by the coding sequence ATGAACAAAATAAACTTGAGAAATGACGACCTTGAAGTGTTTTTACACGTCGTCGACAGAAACAATTTCTCTGCCGCAGCACGAGACCTACAGATACTCCCCAAGATGGTGAGCAAGCAGATAGCCAGGCTGGAAACTGCACTTGGCACTACACTTTTTGAAAGAAACACCCGTAATCTACGTATTACAGACGAGGGCAGAGCTATAGCTGAGAGGGCTCGCGTAGCGTTGGCCGTTCTGGATGAGATGAAGGAACTTTCCCGAGGGGATAGTGAGGAGTTAAGCGGAAATATTCGTTTGACTGCGCCCGCACCGTTTGGCCGAAAATATGTTGCTCCTGCGATCGCTGCATTCTGCCAAGTACATCCGAGGGTGGGCTTTGATTTAAGGTTATCTGACCAAATCCAGGATCTTTACAGTGGTGATTTCGATCTGGCTATTCGTATGGGGGATCTGGCTGATTCTCGCCTTCTGGCCAGAAAAATAGCAAATAATAGACGTATTCTCATCGCATCGTCCGAATATCTGAAGAATCATCCACCCATTGAGCGACCAGAAGATCTTTTAAATCACAACTGCTTAGTATTCGCTTACCCGGGTTTTTTACACAATTCATGGACGTTACGTAAAGCCGGTCATGAAAGAAGCATCAGCGTTACTGGCAACCTTATCAGTGACAACGGAGACGTATTGCATGCCTGGAGTTTGGCGGGGCTTGGCATATCTCTTCGAGAAACTTGGGATATTCATGATGAATTGAGAGCTGGGAAACTTTGCCGAGTTCTGCCTGATTGGGAAGCAAACACATCTCAGATCAGTGTTGTCCGGGCGCGGCGAGAACCAATACCCCGTAGGCTAAGTGTATTTATTGATTTCATGACTGAAAAATGGAAACGGGCACCATGGGATGATGATTAA
- a CDS encoding LysR family transcriptional regulator produces MSYLVQLRSFVEVYKAGSISKAAMRLGISQPAMSAHIHSLEAFTGCVLFTRRSHGVVATVDGEELARLVASDLETIELKLSMLRSRTRKSSGTVSFIGPAELMWSKLPYLVKILFNEGIKFKVLTGNRKRIYSCLLDGSCQLGFTTSMPDKQKFGYAEIGMEKLIVVVASLIADNFKENEDVIDTLSKLPLIAYDEQLPLIREVFQDSSRFFALLRPSITVPDLRILERMIRENIGWTVMPEYLCAQSIAGGQIVEVNVHERLPINSIYLVWIDSSLRNPLVSGIRDRILELSKNSGFMV; encoded by the coding sequence ATGAGCTATCTGGTTCAGTTACGAAGTTTTGTTGAAGTATACAAAGCTGGTTCGATTTCAAAAGCGGCAATGCGGTTGGGCATAAGCCAGCCTGCAATGTCTGCCCACATTCATTCACTTGAGGCTTTTACCGGGTGTGTTCTCTTTACTCGTCGTTCACATGGTGTGGTGGCTACAGTGGATGGGGAGGAATTGGCGAGATTGGTGGCTTCAGATTTAGAAACGATTGAACTGAAGTTGTCGATGCTTAGATCACGTACAAGAAAGTCCTCGGGGACAGTATCTTTCATCGGGCCAGCAGAATTAATGTGGTCAAAATTACCGTACTTGGTGAAAATATTATTCAATGAAGGTATTAAATTTAAAGTTTTGACAGGAAATAGGAAGCGCATATACAGCTGTCTTCTGGACGGAAGTTGTCAACTAGGTTTCACAACTTCTATGCCGGATAAACAAAAATTTGGATATGCTGAAATTGGAATGGAAAAGTTAATAGTTGTGGTAGCGTCACTCATAGCAGACAACTTCAAAGAAAATGAGGACGTGATTGATACGCTGTCGAAGCTTCCTCTAATAGCTTACGATGAACAGTTACCCTTGATAAGGGAAGTTTTCCAGGATTCTTCGCGATTTTTTGCACTGCTTCGTCCGTCTATTACTGTACCGGATTTGCGGATTTTAGAAAGAATGATCCGAGAAAATATTGGTTGGACTGTGATGCCTGAGTATTTATGCGCCCAAAGCATAGCAGGAGGTCAGATCGTTGAAGTGAATGTCCATGAGAGACTCCCTATAAATTCAATCTATTTGGTATGGATTGATAGCTCATTACGTAACCCACTCGTTTCAGGAATAAGAGACAGAATTCTCGAACTATCAAAAAATAGCGGATTTATGGTTTGA
- a CDS encoding polysaccharide deacetylase family protein, whose protein sequence is MAKEILCGFGVGVDAVAGWLSSYGGEDSPSDISRGMFAGEVGTPRLLNLFDQFNIPTTWFMPGHSIETFPRQMEAVVNAGHEVGVHNYSHENPISMSPDQEREVLLKGIDMVTKLTGKRPTGYVAPWWEFSPVTTDLLLENGIKYDHSLMHHDHQPYYVRKGDSWTKIDYSKTPTEWMKPLVRGEETDLIELPASWTIDDIPPFMFMKTKPNSQGFMNPRDIEQLWRDQFDWVYREHEYAIFTFTIHPDVSGRPHVLMMLERLLTHMLGHPGVKFLKLNDIADDFAKRSPRIK, encoded by the coding sequence ATGGCGAAAGAAATACTATGTGGTTTTGGAGTGGGTGTAGATGCCGTTGCAGGCTGGCTATCTTCTTATGGGGGAGAAGATTCTCCAAGCGATATATCTCGCGGTATGTTCGCTGGCGAAGTAGGTACTCCACGTCTTCTGAATCTATTTGACCAGTTTAATATCCCCACCACCTGGTTTATGCCTGGTCATTCCATCGAAACCTTTCCTCGGCAAATGGAAGCAGTTGTCAATGCTGGACATGAGGTAGGGGTTCATAATTACAGTCATGAAAACCCAATATCTATGTCGCCTGACCAAGAAAGAGAAGTCCTTCTAAAAGGCATTGACATGGTCACAAAATTAACAGGGAAGAGACCTACTGGGTATGTCGCTCCATGGTGGGAATTTTCTCCTGTAACCACAGATCTTCTATTAGAAAATGGCATCAAATATGACCATTCACTAATGCATCATGATCATCAGCCTTATTATGTCAGGAAAGGTGATTCCTGGACCAAGATAGATTATTCCAAGACACCGACCGAATGGATGAAACCGCTGGTACGCGGAGAAGAGACGGACCTTATTGAATTACCCGCCAGTTGGACAATCGACGATATTCCTCCTTTCATGTTCATGAAAACAAAACCCAACAGCCAAGGTTTCATGAATCCCAGGGACATCGAACAGTTGTGGAGAGATCAATTCGATTGGGTCTACCGTGAGCATGAATATGCGATCTTTACTTTTACGATTCACCCGGACGTATCTGGACGCCCGCACGTGTTAATGATGCTCGAACGCCTCTTAACTCATATGCTTGGTCATCCAGGGGTGAAATTCCTAAAATTGAATGACATTGCAGATGACTTTGCCAAGCGATCTCCACGGATAAAATAA
- a CDS encoding HAD family hydrolase, whose product MLIAMDFDGVVVDGVDECMLITWNVLHDRPLSDFNQDVLQNIPRLMAKRFRKLRNFVRHDGHFIASFTEFGNEAIDNDRFTAIYESIPTEDKKIFRDKFIHYRKLARSLYPDLWAELHRPLLDVSNLFETANDIYIVSGKDEESILYILSKYGLNIPANKIYGRMTDKNKTLTLLKSIAFDKNEDILFIDDNIQNVIDALDHGIQSFWANWGYNIPEHKLMALQKGINELDTEDLLKLVKKPS is encoded by the coding sequence ATGTTAATAGCAATGGATTTCGACGGGGTCGTGGTTGATGGAGTAGACGAATGCATGCTAATTACATGGAATGTATTACATGACAGACCTCTCAGTGATTTTAACCAAGATGTACTTCAAAACATCCCACGCCTGATGGCTAAACGATTCAGGAAATTAAGGAATTTTGTACGCCATGACGGTCACTTTATTGCCTCATTCACTGAATTTGGTAATGAAGCTATAGATAATGACAGATTCACTGCTATATATGAATCAATTCCAACTGAAGATAAGAAAATATTCAGGGATAAGTTCATCCATTATAGGAAGCTGGCAAGAAGTCTCTACCCTGATCTTTGGGCTGAACTACACCGTCCGCTATTGGATGTTTCAAATTTATTTGAAACAGCTAATGATATCTATATTGTATCAGGAAAAGATGAAGAGTCTATATTATACATTCTAAGTAAATATGGTTTAAACATACCCGCGAATAAAATATATGGGAGGATGACTGACAAAAACAAGACTCTTACCTTGCTAAAATCAATAGCCTTCGATAAAAACGAGGATATTCTATTTATTGATGACAATATCCAAAATGTTATTGATGCATTAGATCATGGCATTCAATCATTTTGGGCTAATTGGGGATACAACATCCCTGAGCATAAATTAATGGCACTTCAAAAAGGAATTAATGAATTAGATACCGAGGATCTCTTGAAATTAGTCAAGAAACCCTCTTAA
- a CDS encoding DJ-1/PfpI family protein, which yields MSNPTRVVIITGPGFQDHDVVYTYYRSKEEGYDISIATKDGSAVTGKYGITVPMDKRSKDNINFDQLNATDFDAVILTGGHEAPDRVRQDQRVKDFLKQMVIQGKVVAGLCHGPWIMISAGILRDKLTCAYVGLKDDMVNSGANVIEADVVVDGNIITCSYYAECGKFMRQTFDAIDRWKRGETLKEPLVV from the coding sequence ATGTCTAATCCGACACGAGTAGTGATAATCACTGGTCCAGGTTTTCAGGATCACGATGTAGTTTATACTTACTATCGTTCTAAAGAGGAAGGATACGATATATCTATTGCAACAAAGGATGGAAGTGCAGTGACAGGGAAATATGGCATCACTGTTCCTATGGATAAAAGATCCAAAGACAATATTAATTTTGATCAACTCAACGCCACTGATTTTGATGCTGTTATTCTCACTGGCGGTCATGAAGCGCCTGATAGAGTTCGCCAAGATCAGAGAGTTAAAGATTTTCTAAAGCAGATGGTAATACAGGGGAAAGTTGTGGCTGGGCTCTGCCATGGTCCCTGGATTATGATTTCTGCCGGTATTCTAAGAGACAAACTCACCTGCGCTTATGTTGGTCTGAAAGACGATATGGTTAATTCCGGCGCCAATGTAATTGAAGCAGATGTAGTTGTCGACGGGAATATCATAACTTGCTCCTATTATGCTGAATGTGGAAAATTTATGCGTCAGACATTCGATGCAATAGATAGATGGAAACGCGGCGAAACTCTTAAAGAACCGCTGGTGGTATAA
- a CDS encoding cupin domain-containing protein, producing MEIHNRTPNVYDLLEINKILLSTSNNGESFEKDLHLNGFIEKPWGYEYRVYCDSIFDVWRLHISKNQSTSMHCHILKDTVLICLHGDGETRFLDGTHQALKSGDSIYIAKGVFHQTISGKSGIELIEVENPRNKFDLLRLKDNYGRQNMAYEKKSQEHDLLPPLQQIAAGTLIREHDLHKLAYFSVKNLDRKMLNDEDDFIFISLDVKSHLMGKIHILRAKDAISEMYCGQNVFLINVP from the coding sequence ATGGAAATCCACAACCGGACTCCAAATGTATATGACTTGCTTGAAATAAACAAAATCCTACTTTCAACTTCAAATAATGGTGAGTCATTTGAGAAAGACTTACATCTCAATGGATTCATAGAAAAACCATGGGGATATGAGTATAGAGTTTATTGTGATTCTATTTTTGATGTATGGCGCCTTCATATATCAAAGAATCAATCCACGTCAATGCATTGTCATATACTCAAAGACACCGTCCTTATATGCCTACATGGTGATGGCGAGACCAGATTTCTTGATGGTACACATCAGGCGTTAAAATCTGGGGACAGCATATATATTGCAAAAGGTGTATTCCATCAGACTATTTCGGGAAAATCAGGCATCGAATTAATCGAAGTTGAAAATCCAAGAAACAAATTCGACTTACTCAGACTTAAAGATAATTATGGCCGGCAAAATATGGCATATGAAAAGAAATCACAGGAACATGATCTTTTACCTCCTTTGCAACAGATAGCTGCAGGCACATTGATCAGAGAACATGACCTACACAAATTAGCATACTTTTCCGTCAAAAATCTTGATAGAAAAATGTTGAATGACGAGGATGATTTTATTTTTATTTCATTAGATGTAAAAAGCCATCTAATGGGAAAGATTCATATCCTACGAGCTAAAGATGCCATCTCAGAAATGTACTGTGGTCAGAATGTATTTTTAATTAACGTCCCGTAA
- a CDS encoding OsmC family protein, with protein sequence MTNSKKPFADANVIRGTREAIRQQPELGNLTFNMKSKSNGGVSVRVETHATIQNGQVDTSRSGKFANVGDEPADLSGTDSGMGPAEYILQALAGCYTATLTVMAAEKGIELDGIELDLNFDINLNGFLGLDEKVRNGAKAIRVGVKLSSPTASREQLEEMVRALPESSPIHDTLANPVSIDTRLV encoded by the coding sequence ATGACTAATTCAAAAAAACCTTTTGCTGACGCTAATGTTATTCGCGGTACACGAGAAGCTATTCGCCAGCAGCCAGAGCTGGGCAATCTCACCTTTAACATGAAGAGTAAATCCAACGGTGGGGTATCCGTCCGTGTGGAAACTCATGCGACTATCCAGAACGGCCAGGTTGATACCAGTCGCTCCGGAAAATTTGCTAATGTTGGCGATGAACCTGCTGATTTATCGGGTACTGATAGCGGTATGGGCCCAGCTGAGTACATTTTGCAGGCACTTGCCGGCTGTTATACCGCGACTCTGACTGTGATGGCGGCAGAAAAGGGCATTGAGCTTGATGGTATTGAACTTGACCTGAACTTCGACATTAATCTGAACGGTTTCCTGGGTCTTGACGAAAAAGTTCGCAACGGGGCGAAAGCGATCCGTGTTGGCGTTAAGCTCTCCAGTCCGACCGCCAGCCGTGAACAGCTTGAAGAAATGGTTCGTGCACTGCCAGAAAGCTCGCCGATCCACGATACGTTGGCGAACCCGGTCAGTATTGATACCCGGTTGGTGTAG
- a CDS encoding TetR/AcrR family transcriptional regulator, whose product MSVMTRERLLNEADHLMRERGYSAFSYADLSKSIGITKASIHHHFPTKDVLGEQVVIQAHTDTKNRFEQIEATENTVAQMLTAYVELFIESYRTSRMPLCCALSSEMANLPPNIRVQATEYFDMQIAWLTKIVSRGVDAGELTADLLPSKMALLILNLCEGASVVSRAINKPELFNDTLEQILMIVKRK is encoded by the coding sequence ATGTCAGTCATGACACGAGAAAGGCTTCTGAATGAAGCGGACCATCTGATGCGCGAACGGGGTTACTCTGCATTCAGCTATGCTGATTTGTCAAAGAGCATTGGTATCACCAAGGCCAGTATTCATCACCACTTCCCAACAAAAGACGTTTTGGGCGAACAAGTGGTGATTCAGGCCCATACCGATACCAAAAACCGATTTGAACAGATTGAAGCGACGGAGAATACGGTTGCGCAGATGCTTACCGCCTATGTAGAGCTTTTCATCGAAAGCTATCGCACGTCGCGTATGCCGCTATGCTGTGCTTTGTCTTCGGAAATGGCCAATCTGCCACCGAATATCAGAGTACAGGCGACCGAATATTTCGATATGCAGATTGCCTGGTTGACCAAGATTGTCAGCCGTGGCGTTGATGCAGGGGAGCTGACTGCTGACCTGCTGCCATCAAAAATGGCTCTGCTTATTTTGAATTTATGCGAGGGCGCAAGCGTTGTTTCCCGGGCGATTAATAAGCCTGAGCTTTTCAACGATACGCTTGAACAGATCCTAATGATTGTTAAAAGAAAATAA
- a CDS encoding carboxymuconolactone decarboxylase family protein, whose product MLDWNEYRSEVMQRVGDLGKLTPETLKGVMALGNAGNKTNLLGAKVRELIALACAVTTRCDGCIAVHAEAAVKAGATEEEIAEALGVAINLNAGAAVVYSARTLDAIKQLKAQ is encoded by the coding sequence ATGTTAGATTGGAATGAATACCGCTCAGAAGTGATGCAACGTGTTGGTGATCTGGGTAAGTTGACCCCGGAAACACTAAAAGGCGTCATGGCTTTGGGCAACGCCGGCAATAAGACCAACCTCCTGGGCGCGAAAGTGCGTGAACTGATTGCACTGGCTTGTGCGGTGACGACTCGCTGTGATGGTTGCATCGCCGTCCATGCCGAAGCTGCCGTTAAAGCTGGCGCCACAGAAGAAGAAATTGCTGAAGCCCTGGGTGTGGCAATCAACCTGAATGCAGGCGCTGCCGTTGTCTATTCCGCACGTACGCTGGATGCGATTAAGCAACTGAAAGCGCAATAG
- a CDS encoding LysR substrate-binding domain-containing protein has protein sequence MLAQQNILALLHTFETAALHMSFTKAATTLNLTQGAVSQRIRSLESMLGFRLFIRMTRKLQLTDEGERLLGVLAFSLKRISDEIEDIRVQGLRGTLSVGLPPTFAFLWLMPRLPVFTERWPGLNINFRVRAGLVDFNLERVDVAIYYSNLKYPDLYCERLSEETLVPVCIPSLAKKIRQANHWLAEVPFIHTSESVDSQNVFSEWREWCRESGKNLPVEDNFLSFNNCQMSIEAALNGGGIIMGRKRLIRHYLDEGRLIAPFEIEIPAGRGYDLIMPRENLNRPGVQALAEWVRNVFNEE, from the coding sequence ATGCTCGCTCAACAGAACATACTGGCACTATTGCATACGTTTGAAACGGCAGCACTGCATATGAGCTTTACTAAGGCGGCGACTACCCTCAATCTGACGCAAGGGGCCGTTAGCCAACGCATTCGTTCTCTTGAATCCATGCTCGGATTCAGGCTATTTATCAGAATGACCAGAAAGCTTCAGTTGACCGATGAAGGGGAGCGTTTACTTGGCGTACTCGCGTTTTCACTTAAACGCATCAGTGATGAAATAGAAGATATTCGCGTGCAGGGGCTGAGAGGAACCTTGTCTGTCGGCCTTCCACCTACCTTCGCTTTTCTCTGGCTGATGCCGCGCTTACCGGTATTTACCGAACGGTGGCCGGGGCTGAATATCAATTTCAGAGTGAGAGCCGGTCTGGTAGATTTTAATCTCGAACGAGTAGATGTCGCTATCTACTACAGTAATCTGAAATACCCCGATCTCTACTGCGAACGGTTATCTGAAGAGACGCTGGTTCCCGTCTGTATTCCATCTCTTGCAAAAAAAATCAGGCAAGCAAACCATTGGTTAGCTGAAGTCCCATTCATTCATACGTCTGAATCCGTTGACTCCCAGAATGTTTTTTCCGAATGGCGAGAATGGTGCAGGGAGTCTGGCAAAAACCTGCCTGTTGAAGATAATTTTTTGAGCTTCAACAATTGTCAGATGTCGATTGAAGCGGCACTCAATGGCGGCGGTATCATCATGGGCAGAAAACGACTCATTCGACATTACCTCGATGAGGGCCGACTGATTGCCCCTTTTGAAATAGAAATACCCGCCGGGCGAGGATATGACCTCATTATGCCACGAGAAAACCTTAACCGACCAGGCGTTCAGGCTTTGGCCGAATGGGTAAGAAATGTGTTTAACGAGGAATAA